One segment of Sinorhizobium sp. BG8 DNA contains the following:
- a CDS encoding ABC transporter permease, which produces MAEKPAGMERLGRLASRAASYLQALPLLLILGFFFVLPILTIVVVSFWDYDFAGLYPDFLTMNYTETLGSWVTWKTYLNTLKFTGIVWVLTLLIGFWAAYFLAFHIRTTTMQMVLFLVCTVPFLTSNIIRMISWIPVLGRNGLVNTTLVELGIVPQPIEWLLYSDFAVVLAMVHLYTLFMVTPIFNTLMRIDRSLVEAARDAGASDWQILWNVIIPLAKPGMAIGSIFVVTLVMADFSTVQVMSGGQSASVALMMKNQMSLLQYPAAAANAVVLLVLVLLMVAGILRVVDIRKEL; this is translated from the coding sequence ATGGCGGAAAAACCGGCCGGCATGGAACGCCTCGGGCGCCTCGCGTCCCGCGCCGCCTCCTATCTCCAGGCGCTGCCGCTCCTTCTCATTCTCGGCTTCTTCTTCGTCCTGCCGATCCTGACGATCGTCGTCGTCAGCTTCTGGGACTACGACTTCGCCGGCCTCTATCCCGACTTCCTGACGATGAACTACACCGAGACGCTCGGTTCCTGGGTCACGTGGAAGACCTATCTCAACACGCTGAAGTTCACCGGCATCGTCTGGGTGCTGACCCTGTTGATCGGCTTCTGGGCAGCCTATTTCCTGGCGTTCCACATCCGCACGACGACCATGCAGATGGTGCTGTTCCTCGTCTGCACTGTCCCGTTCCTGACCTCCAACATCATCCGCATGATATCGTGGATTCCGGTGCTTGGCCGCAACGGGCTGGTCAATACGACGCTGGTCGAACTGGGCATCGTCCCGCAACCGATCGAATGGTTGCTCTATTCCGATTTCGCGGTCGTTCTCGCCATGGTGCATCTCTACACGCTGTTCATGGTGACGCCGATCTTCAATACGCTGATGCGCATCGACAGGTCTCTCGTCGAGGCGGCCCGGGATGCCGGGGCATCGGACTGGCAGATCCTCTGGAATGTCATCATACCGCTCGCAAAGCCCGGCATGGCGATCGGATCGATCTTCGTCGTGACGCTCGTGATGGCCGATTTCTCCACCGTGCAGGTGATGTCCGGCGGTCAGAGTGCTTCGGTGGCGCTGATGATGAAGAACCAGATGTCGCTGCTGCAGTATCCCGCGGCCGC